Proteins encoded by one window of Pseudomonas tructae:
- a CDS encoding LLM class flavin-dependent oxidoreductase: MSQPAQHMSIGMNILGFGAHSGAWRQAEVPADAYLDPAYYSNIARIAERGKLDAIFLADGPALFGDIAEHPAGRLEPTVLLTAVALATRHIGVIATASSSYNDPYNLARRFSSLDHISGGRAAWNVVTNAGDAAAQNFGLAGAPRHVDRYARADEFIDVTLKLWDSWEDDAVIGDAQRGRFADPAKVHAIDFVGAHFSVKGPLNLPRSPQGRPVLVQAGSSEGGKALGSRYADAIFTTQTTLVDGQAFYQEMKQRARQWGRNPEHLKIMPGLSTVIGSSEAEAQARFDQLNAYYGEEGLINQVAARVGLAVSELELDAPLPWERIGPVAEFERGSHGFLEAQLNLARRENLTIRELSRRILVGHRLIVGTPEQVADTLEHWFRAGAADGFNIMPDMFPSGVEVFVDEVVPLLQQRGVFRHEYRGSTLRDHLGLPYPASQYQRAAEAV, encoded by the coding sequence ATGAGCCAGCCTGCACAACACATGAGCATCGGCATGAACATCCTCGGCTTCGGCGCCCATTCCGGCGCCTGGCGCCAGGCCGAGGTGCCGGCCGATGCCTACCTGGACCCCGCGTACTACAGCAACATCGCGCGCATTGCCGAGCGCGGCAAGCTCGATGCGATCTTCCTCGCCGACGGCCCGGCGCTGTTCGGCGATATCGCCGAGCACCCGGCCGGGCGCCTGGAGCCGACTGTGCTGCTCACCGCCGTGGCCTTGGCGACCCGCCATATCGGCGTGATCGCCACCGCGTCGAGCAGTTACAACGACCCCTACAACCTGGCCCGGCGCTTCAGCTCGCTGGACCATATCAGCGGCGGCCGGGCGGCCTGGAACGTAGTGACCAATGCCGGCGATGCCGCGGCGCAGAACTTCGGTCTGGCCGGGGCGCCACGGCATGTCGACCGGTATGCTCGCGCCGATGAGTTCATCGACGTCACCCTCAAACTCTGGGACAGCTGGGAAGATGACGCGGTGATTGGCGACGCCCAGCGCGGGCGCTTTGCCGACCCGGCCAAGGTTCACGCCATCGACTTTGTCGGCGCGCATTTCTCGGTCAAGGGCCCGCTCAACCTGCCGCGCTCGCCCCAGGGCCGGCCGGTGCTGGTCCAGGCCGGGTCTTCCGAAGGCGGCAAGGCCCTCGGCTCGCGCTATGCCGATGCGATCTTTACCACCCAGACCACCCTGGTCGACGGCCAGGCCTTCTACCAGGAGATGAAGCAGCGTGCTCGCCAGTGGGGGCGCAACCCCGAGCACCTGAAAATCATGCCGGGGCTGTCGACGGTGATCGGCAGCAGCGAGGCCGAGGCCCAGGCGCGCTTTGATCAGCTCAACGCCTATTACGGTGAAGAAGGGTTGATCAACCAGGTCGCAGCGCGGGTGGGCCTGGCGGTCAGCGAACTGGAACTGGATGCACCCTTGCCCTGGGAGCGGATCGGCCCGGTGGCGGAGTTCGAGCGCGGCTCCCACGGCTTTCTCGAAGCCCAGCTGAACCTGGCGCGGCGCGAGAACCTGACCATCCGTGAGCTGTCGCGACGGATCCTGGTCGGCCACCGGCTGATCGTCGGCACCCCGGAGCAGGTCGCCGACACCCTCGAACACTGGTTCCGCGCCGGTGCCGCCGACGGCTTCAACATCATGCCGGACATGTTCCCCTCAGGCGTCGAGGTGTTCGTCGACGAGGTGGTGCCGCTGCTGCAACAGCGCGGGGTGTTCCGCCACGAATACCGGGGCAGCACCCTGCGCGACCACCTCGGCCTGCCATACCCGGCCAGCCAATACCAGCGCGCCGCTGAAGCGGTTTGA
- a CDS encoding ABC transporter substrate-binding protein, protein MRLIARLGPPAMLGALLVLGACKPVEPAAGQGSSGIDGTLANGTLSYAAQDYYEAVPGKPGGTLRVSTASDTTTLDVHSISHGNVQWLGRILFDCLLYQDEQGNISPWLAKSWEISEDGKTYTFHLRDDVTFSDGEKFNARAVQVNLEHMRDPATKSPLAAAYIAPYVDGRIVDEYTFQAHLREPYSPFLDVLAQSWLSMISPRQILEAPKSIAEHPIGSGPFVLESYTRDQGANFVKRKGYNWAPAVTRHQGEAYLDRLELSIVPEPMIRFSTLESGQSDFTVDAPTQNARAIRANPDLQMHSRIRKANPFRSLTFNVERFPFDDVQVRRAVAKAVDRDGLAWITGFGEYLAKGDFLAANTRYYDPAFKDELAFDVAEANRILDQAGWSERDAQGYRVKNGQRLAAHLLTYETAAYPSSIAVAIQADLKKIGLQLDIDLLPLAQVTQRRYASDFQVIGGGYWHTNTPDGLFILYHSQAISTAKLIGQNAGRFRDAELDRVLSAARQTTDPQALTGLYRIAQQRLAQTIPAVPVFESHVLLAYRKQVKGLIFDTSHNTPFFTSVWLDPEGT, encoded by the coding sequence ATGAGACTAATCGCAAGGCTGGGCCCGCCCGCCATGCTGGGTGCGTTGCTGGTCCTGGGCGCCTGCAAGCCGGTGGAGCCGGCCGCGGGGCAGGGCAGCAGCGGCATCGACGGCACGCTGGCCAACGGCACCTTGAGTTACGCCGCGCAAGATTATTACGAGGCCGTCCCGGGCAAGCCCGGCGGCACCTTGCGGGTGTCCACGGCGTCGGACACCACCACCCTCGACGTGCATTCGATTTCCCACGGCAACGTGCAGTGGCTGGGCCGCATTCTGTTCGACTGCCTGCTGTACCAGGACGAGCAGGGCAATATCTCGCCGTGGCTGGCCAAGTCCTGGGAGATTTCCGAGGACGGCAAGACCTACACCTTTCATCTGCGCGATGACGTGACCTTCAGCGATGGCGAGAAATTCAACGCCCGCGCCGTGCAGGTCAACCTTGAACACATGCGCGACCCGGCGACCAAGTCGCCGTTGGCCGCCGCCTACATCGCCCCCTATGTGGACGGGCGCATCGTTGATGAGTACACCTTCCAAGCGCACCTGCGCGAGCCTTATTCGCCATTCCTCGATGTGCTGGCGCAGTCCTGGTTGAGCATGATCTCGCCACGGCAGATCCTCGAAGCGCCGAAATCCATCGCCGAACACCCGATCGGCTCCGGGCCCTTCGTGCTGGAAAGCTACACCCGCGACCAGGGCGCCAACTTCGTCAAGCGCAAGGGCTACAACTGGGCACCTGCGGTCACCCGGCACCAGGGCGAGGCCTACCTCGACCGCCTGGAACTGAGCATCGTCCCCGAGCCGATGATCCGCTTCAGTACCCTGGAATCCGGCCAGTCGGACTTCACCGTCGATGCGCCGACCCAGAATGCCCGAGCCATCCGCGCCAATCCGGACTTGCAGATGCACAGCCGCATCCGCAAGGCCAACCCGTTTCGCAGCCTGACCTTCAATGTCGAGCGTTTTCCCTTCGATGATGTGCAGGTGCGCCGCGCCGTGGCCAAGGCCGTTGACCGTGACGGCCTAGCCTGGATCACCGGCTTTGGCGAGTACCTGGCCAAGGGCGATTTCCTGGCCGCCAACACCCGCTACTACGACCCGGCGTTCAAGGACGAGCTGGCGTTTGATGTGGCCGAGGCCAACCGCATTCTCGACCAGGCCGGCTGGAGCGAACGCGACGCCCAGGGCTACCGGGTGAAGAACGGCCAGCGCCTGGCCGCGCACCTGCTGACTTACGAAACCGCCGCCTACCCGAGCAGCATTGCCGTGGCCATCCAGGCGGACCTGAAGAAGATCGGTCTGCAGCTCGACATCGACCTGCTGCCCCTGGCCCAGGTCACCCAGCGCCGCTACGCCAGCGATTTTCAGGTGATCGGCGGCGGTTACTGGCACACCAACACCCCCGATGGCCTGTTCATCCTCTACCACAGCCAGGCGATCAGTACCGCCAAGCTGATCGGCCAGAACGCCGGGCGCTTTCGCGATGCCGAGCTCGACCGGGTGCTCAGCGCTGCCCGGCAGACCACCGACCCGCAGGCACTGACCGGCCTCTACCGCATCGCCCAGCAGCGCCTGGCGCAAACCATTCCAGCGGTGCCGGTGTTCGAAAGCCATGTGTTGCTGGCGTACCGCAAGCAGGTCAAGGGGCTGATTTTCGACACCTCGCACAACACCCCGTTCTTCACCAGCGTCTGGCTTGACCCGGAGGGCACATGA
- a CDS encoding ABC transporter permease produces MRTLQRLAWRLLAGIGVLWGAATLTFLAINLSAGDPALAILGGPDAMPSAELIAQVRAQYGLDQPLWVQYGQYLARLAQGDLGESYRLRIPVLQVISSQLGATVQLSLAAALLAILLAVACAVLTANRARWVRSLVSGSELVLSSAPSFVIGIVLLLLFSFGWHLLPPSGSSSWQALILPSLALALPIAAVLSQVLRQALEEILEQPFIAMARARGMSETGVRLKHALRHALVPLVTLSGFVFASLLGGAVIIEMLFARQGIGRLMLDAAVTKDMPLLLGITLLAAAIYVVVNFLVDLINHWVDPRSTSV; encoded by the coding sequence ATGAGGACTTTGCAGCGATTGGCCTGGCGCCTGCTGGCAGGCATCGGCGTGCTCTGGGGCGCGGCGACCCTGACCTTTCTGGCCATCAACCTCAGTGCCGGCGACCCGGCCCTGGCGATCCTCGGCGGCCCGGATGCCATGCCCAGCGCCGAGCTGATCGCCCAGGTGCGCGCCCAATACGGCCTCGACCAGCCGTTGTGGGTGCAATACGGCCAGTACCTAGCGCGCCTGGCCCAGGGCGATCTGGGCGAGTCGTACCGCTTGCGCATTCCGGTGCTGCAGGTGATCAGCAGCCAACTGGGGGCCACGGTGCAGCTGTCGCTGGCCGCCGCCTTGCTGGCGATCCTGCTGGCGGTTGCCTGCGCCGTGCTCACCGCCAACCGTGCGCGCTGGGTCCGCTCGCTGGTGTCGGGCAGCGAACTGGTGCTGTCGTCGGCGCCGTCGTTCGTGATCGGCATTGTCCTGTTGCTGCTGTTCTCGTTCGGCTGGCACCTGCTGCCGCCGTCCGGTTCCAGCAGCTGGCAGGCGCTGATCTTGCCGAGCCTGGCCCTGGCCCTGCCGATTGCCGCAGTGCTCAGCCAGGTGCTGCGCCAGGCGCTGGAGGAGATTCTCGAACAGCCCTTTATCGCCATGGCCCGGGCCCGCGGCATGTCGGAAACCGGTGTGCGCCTCAAGCATGCCTTGCGTCACGCCCTGGTGCCGCTGGTGACGCTGTCGGGTTTTGTCTTCGCCAGCCTGCTGGGCGGGGCGGTGATCATCGAGATGCTGTTCGCCCGCCAGGGCATTGGCCGCTTGATGCTCGACGCCGCCGTGACCAAGGACATGCCCTTGCTGCTGGGCATCACCCTGCTGGCGGCGGCGATTTATGTGGTCGTCAACTTTCTCGTCGACCTGATCAACCACTGGGTCGACCCACGCAGCACCAGCGTATGA
- a CDS encoding acyl-CoA dehydrogenase family protein produces MSAHDLPTPLAASSAGQDYAHLQARFAPLFARIADGAIRRELHRELAHEPVNWLREAGFGALRVPQALDGAQVSLPVLFRLLIDLAEADSNLPQIFRAHFGFVEGRLSSGDAASQRHWLGKVVAGQLWGAAMAERTDTTGNSVRLSPADPQAPEAGWLLQGEKYYCTGAIYADWVAAVAMLDEDFVSVVVPTTAPGVSLEDDWDGFGQRLSGSGTTRFADVAVPPEQVLRRFKPGELRAESYLSAFYQLYHLATLAGIARAVQRDAVAFVQGRTRAFGVPGQSSPKDDVLVQRVIGRLSSLAYAAQALVLDVAQVLQRVHEAELDGTVAEDHYVEADIRTYQAQQIILEQVLQATSLLFEVGGASATSQARRLDRHWRNARTLASHNPAIYREQALGNYYLNGVSPGAAWRQLHAQDNSARDEASAV; encoded by the coding sequence ATGAGTGCCCATGATCTGCCAACCCCTCTGGCCGCCAGCAGCGCAGGCCAGGACTACGCGCACTTGCAGGCGCGTTTTGCCCCACTCTTTGCCCGCATTGCCGACGGTGCGATCCGCCGTGAGCTACACCGCGAGCTGGCCCATGAGCCGGTGAACTGGCTGCGCGAGGCAGGCTTCGGCGCCTTGCGTGTACCTCAGGCGTTGGATGGTGCCCAGGTCAGCCTGCCGGTGCTGTTTCGCCTGCTGATCGACCTGGCCGAAGCCGACTCCAACCTGCCGCAGATCTTCCGCGCCCACTTCGGTTTTGTCGAAGGGCGCTTGTCCAGTGGCGATGCCGCGTCCCAGCGCCATTGGCTGGGCAAAGTGGTGGCGGGGCAGTTGTGGGGCGCGGCCATGGCCGAACGCACCGACACCACCGGCAACTCGGTACGCCTCAGCCCGGCCGACCCGCAGGCGCCGGAGGCCGGCTGGCTGCTGCAAGGCGAGAAGTACTACTGCACCGGCGCCATCTACGCCGATTGGGTGGCGGCGGTGGCCATGCTCGACGAGGACTTTGTCAGCGTCGTGGTGCCGACCACCGCGCCCGGGGTCAGCCTGGAGGATGACTGGGACGGCTTCGGCCAGCGCCTGAGCGGCAGCGGCACCACCCGTTTTGCCGACGTCGCGGTGCCGCCGGAGCAGGTGCTGCGGCGCTTCAAGCCTGGCGAGCTGCGCGCCGAATCCTACCTGTCGGCGTTCTACCAGCTGTATCACCTGGCAACCCTGGCCGGCATCGCCCGTGCAGTACAGCGCGATGCGGTCGCCTTCGTCCAGGGCCGCACCCGCGCCTTTGGCGTGCCGGGCCAGTCCAGCCCCAAGGACGATGTGCTGGTGCAGCGGGTGATCGGCCGCCTGTCGAGCCTGGCCTATGCCGCCCAGGCCCTGGTGCTCGACGTCGCCCAGGTGCTGCAGAGGGTGCATGAGGCCGAGCTCGATGGCACGGTCGCTGAAGACCACTACGTCGAGGCCGACATCCGCACCTACCAGGCCCAGCAGATCATCCTGGAGCAGGTGCTCCAAGCCACCAGCTTGCTGTTTGAAGTCGGTGGCGCCTCGGCCACCAGCCAGGCCCGGCGCCTTGACCGGCATTGGCGCAATGCCCGCACCCTGGCCTCGCACAACCCGGCGATTTACCGCGAACAGGCGCTGGGCAATTACTACCTCAACGGCGTCAGCCCCGGTGCCGCCTGGCGCCAGCTGCACGCTCAGGACAACAGCGCCCGCGACGAAGCCAGCGCGGTCTGA
- a CDS encoding TonB-dependent receptor family protein gives MASVGAALLSLAPLAQADDATQTEQRLETVTVQAAKTTPVENAQAQLDEIPGGTGLVQQAEVEKGRSATLEDTLAYQPGVYAQAAGGNDAIKISIRGSGANTSPGYFREGTKFLFDGLALTGAGGTPYELLDTQGLNYTEVLRGANAFEYGALSLGGAINFVTNSGLTAPGNRIKLEGGSFGWQKQTLSTGGVAGNADYFVSVDNAKRDGYQDFTFTKAKGVVTNFGYRFNPKLETRLYIRYREEYHENSGALTLAQLKKNSSQTNPSTRATRGDSTKEGSTWVGSKTTYTFDDDSTLVAGLVYHNYPQILSKKSTVNPNYWDWRDINYSLKYTRSDQLFGLPSTTTLGWNSTQHIRSGVRTYNGDKDLGRLQKQVEYDGSFDHVLSLGNDLGLTDNLYLSTGLSAIEVKRNVDVSFSDRPNTSGIPSHYRYDEWKLAPRVGLRYYLTPDVQVFGNVSRSIDPPSSWSSSGSGVTTNFAKTLVPQSANTVELGIRGRSEIFDGSLTLYKSWIKDELLNVEILPATATSAAVVSTSNASPTIHQGIEAGLTTKLWQRDNGDVLSWRQAYTLNDFHYRNDPLFAKNELPGLPKHIYQGELFYQYANGFYAGVNVRSASSTAVDYANSFYAPSYTLWGARLGYDAPNKTWQVYLDLKNLTDKDYVTALAPSYDAKGQDTASLYPGDGFGAYTGIAYNF, from the coding sequence CTGGCCAGCGTCGGCGCAGCCCTGTTGAGCCTGGCACCGCTGGCCCAGGCCGACGATGCCACACAGACTGAACAACGCCTGGAGACGGTTACCGTCCAGGCCGCCAAAACCACCCCGGTAGAAAATGCGCAGGCGCAACTGGACGAAATCCCCGGCGGTACCGGGCTGGTCCAGCAGGCCGAGGTGGAGAAGGGCCGTTCGGCCACCCTGGAAGACACTCTGGCCTATCAGCCGGGGGTGTATGCCCAGGCCGCCGGTGGCAACGATGCCATCAAGATTTCCATCCGAGGTTCGGGCGCCAACACCTCGCCGGGTTACTTTCGCGAAGGCACCAAGTTCCTCTTCGACGGCCTGGCCCTGACCGGCGCTGGCGGCACGCCCTATGAACTGCTCGACACCCAGGGCCTGAACTACACCGAAGTGCTGCGCGGAGCCAACGCCTTCGAGTACGGCGCCTTGTCCCTGGGCGGGGCGATCAATTTCGTGACCAACTCCGGGCTGACTGCGCCGGGCAATCGCATCAAGCTCGAAGGCGGCAGCTTTGGCTGGCAGAAGCAGACCCTGAGCACCGGTGGCGTGGCCGGTAACGCTGATTATTTCGTCAGCGTCGACAACGCCAAGCGCGACGGTTACCAGGATTTTACCTTCACCAAGGCCAAGGGCGTGGTGACCAACTTCGGCTACCGCTTCAACCCCAAGCTGGAAACCCGCCTGTACATCCGCTACCGCGAGGAGTACCACGAGAACTCCGGGGCCCTGACCCTGGCGCAACTGAAGAAGAACTCGTCGCAGACCAACCCCAGCACCCGCGCCACCCGTGGCGACTCGACCAAGGAAGGCTCGACCTGGGTCGGCAGCAAGACCACCTACACCTTTGACGACGACTCGACCCTGGTGGCCGGCCTGGTCTATCACAACTACCCGCAGATCCTCAGCAAGAAGAGCACGGTCAACCCCAACTACTGGGACTGGCGCGACATCAACTACTCGCTCAAGTACACCCGCAGCGACCAACTGTTCGGCCTGCCGAGCACCACCACCCTGGGTTGGAACAGCACCCAGCACATCCGCTCCGGGGTGCGCACCTACAACGGTGACAAGGACCTGGGCCGGTTGCAGAAACAGGTCGAGTACGACGGCTCCTTCGACCACGTGTTGTCGCTGGGCAACGACCTGGGCCTGACCGACAACCTGTACCTGTCCACCGGCCTGTCGGCCATCGAGGTCAAGCGCAACGTCGACGTCAGCTTCAGCGACCGGCCTAACACCAGCGGCATCCCCAGCCACTATCGCTATGACGAGTGGAAGCTGGCGCCACGGGTCGGCCTGCGTTACTACCTGACCCCGGACGTGCAAGTGTTCGGTAACGTCAGCCGCTCCATCGACCCGCCCAGCTCCTGGTCGAGTTCAGGCTCCGGGGTCACCACCAACTTCGCCAAGACCCTGGTGCCGCAAAGCGCCAACACCGTCGAGCTGGGCATTCGCGGGCGCTCGGAGATCTTCGATGGCAGCCTGACCCTGTACAAATCCTGGATCAAGGATGAGCTGCTCAACGTCGAAATCCTCCCGGCCACCGCCACCTCGGCCGCGGTGGTCTCGACCTCCAACGCCAGCCCGACCATTCACCAGGGCATCGAGGCGGGGCTGACCACCAAGCTCTGGCAGCGCGATAACGGCGATGTGCTGAGCTGGCGCCAGGCCTACACCCTCAACGACTTCCATTACCGCAACGACCCGCTGTTCGCCAAGAACGAGCTGCCGGGCCTGCCCAAGCACATCTACCAGGGCGAGCTGTTCTACCAGTACGCGAATGGCTTCTACGCCGGGGTCAACGTGCGCTCGGCGTCGAGCACAGCAGTGGACTACGCCAACAGCTTCTACGCCCCGTCCTACACCTTGTGGGGGGCACGCCTGGGCTACGACGCGCCGAACAAGACCTGGCAGGTGTACCTGGACCTGAAGAACCTCACCGACAAGGACTACGTCACCGCCCTGGCGCCCAGCTACGACGCCAAGGGCCAGGACACCGCGTCGCTGTACCCGGGTGACGGCTTTGGTGCCTACACCGGTATTGCCTACAACTTCTGA
- the fdnG gene encoding formate dehydrogenase-N subunit alpha: MGLGRRQFFKLCTAGVATATCASLGFAPGVAQATQSRQYKLLRAKETRNNCTYCSVGCGILMYSLGDGAKNAKARIFHIEGDPDHPVSRGSLCPKGAGLVDYVHSEQRLLYPEYRAPGSDTWQRISWDHAIERIARLMKDDRDANFIEKNAKGTTVNRWLSTGMLCSSAASSETGSLDQRFTRALGILGTDSQARVCHAPTVAALAPTFGRGAMTNNWVDIKNANVVLIMGGNPAEAHPVGFKWVIEAKIRNGAKVIVVDPRFNRSAAVADIYSPIRAGSDVTFLLGVVNYLISHDKIQHEYVRHYTNASLIVREDYHFDDGLFSGYDAKKRSYDRSSWSYELDSKGYAKRDLTLQHPRCVWNLLKAHVSRYTPEMVTNVCGTPKDDFLNICAILGETSAPDKTATFLYALGWTHHTNGAQMIRGSGMIQLLLGNIGMAGGGVNALRGHSNIQGYTDLGLLSLRLPGYMNLPSDEQTTLASYLKQTTPTALLEDQVNYYKHTPKFFVSLMKSLWGDKATKDNDWGFDWLPKWDDSYDVLNYSNRMYEGKVNGYIAQGFNPVAAFPDKNKAQAALAKLKFLVIIDPLATETSSFWQNHGEQHDVDTAAIQTEVFRLPSSCFAEEDGSIVNSGRWLQWHWAGAAPPGEAWHDGKILGHLFLKIRELYEKEGGANPAPILNMAWDYADPLDPKPEEVAKESNGRALADLHDEQGKLILRKGQLLNDFSQLRDDGSTQCFNWIFAGSWTEQGNQMARRDNADSGLGCTPGWAWAWPQNRRILYNRASADPQGQPWDPKRKLIGWDGERWSGVDVPDFAVSAAPGGKVNPFIMLPEGLGRLFSVGAMNDGPFPEHYEPTESPLTSNPLHPNVTYSPTARLYENDRQRMGKREEFPYVATTYSITELFRHWTKHARLNAIVQPEQFVEVGEKLAADKGIVQGDMVKVSTKRGYIKAKAVVTKRIRRLAVDGQDVDTIGIPCHWGYEGSTRKGFLANTLTPGIGESNTHTPEYKAFLVNIEKV; the protein is encoded by the coding sequence ATGGGACTTGGCAGACGACAGTTCTTCAAGCTCTGTACCGCCGGCGTCGCCACCGCCACCTGTGCAAGCCTGGGCTTTGCCCCCGGCGTGGCCCAGGCGACCCAGTCGCGCCAGTACAAGCTGCTGCGCGCCAAGGAAACCCGCAACAACTGCACCTATTGCTCGGTCGGTTGCGGGATTCTCATGTACAGCCTGGGCGACGGTGCCAAGAACGCCAAGGCGCGCATCTTCCATATCGAAGGCGACCCCGATCACCCGGTCAGCCGCGGCTCGCTGTGCCCCAAGGGCGCCGGCCTGGTCGACTACGTGCACAGTGAACAGCGCCTGCTCTACCCCGAGTACCGCGCGCCGGGCTCGGACACATGGCAGCGCATCAGTTGGGACCACGCCATCGAGCGCATCGCCCGCTTGATGAAGGATGACCGCGACGCCAACTTCATCGAGAAGAACGCCAAGGGCACCACGGTCAACCGCTGGCTCAGCACCGGCATGCTCTGCTCCTCGGCGGCCAGCAGCGAAACCGGCTCGCTCGACCAGCGCTTCACCCGCGCCCTGGGCATCCTCGGTACCGACAGCCAGGCGCGGGTCTGCCATGCGCCGACGGTTGCCGCGCTGGCGCCGACCTTTGGCCGTGGCGCCATGACCAACAACTGGGTCGACATCAAGAACGCCAACGTCGTGCTGATCATGGGCGGCAATCCCGCCGAAGCGCACCCGGTGGGCTTCAAGTGGGTGATCGAGGCGAAGATCCGCAACGGTGCCAAGGTCATCGTCGTCGACCCGCGCTTCAACCGCAGCGCCGCGGTGGCCGACATCTACTCGCCGATCCGCGCCGGCTCCGATGTGACCTTCCTGTTGGGCGTGGTCAACTACCTGATCAGCCACGACAAGATCCAGCACGAGTACGTGCGCCACTACACCAACGCCAGCCTGATCGTGCGCGAGGACTACCACTTCGACGACGGCCTGTTCAGCGGCTACGACGCGAAAAAACGCAGCTACGACCGCAGCTCCTGGAGCTACGAGCTCGACAGCAAGGGCTACGCCAAACGCGACCTGACGTTGCAGCACCCGCGCTGCGTGTGGAACCTGCTCAAGGCCCACGTCAGCCGCTACACCCCGGAGATGGTCACCAACGTCTGCGGCACGCCCAAGGATGACTTCCTCAATATTTGCGCGATCCTTGGCGAAACCAGCGCCCCGGACAAGACCGCGACCTTCCTCTACGCCCTGGGCTGGACCCACCACACCAACGGCGCACAGATGATCCGCGGCTCGGGGATGATCCAGCTGCTGCTGGGCAACATCGGCATGGCCGGTGGCGGGGTCAACGCCCTGCGCGGCCACTCCAACATCCAGGGCTACACCGACCTGGGCCTGTTGTCGCTGCGCCTGCCCGGCTACATGAACCTGCCGTCCGACGAGCAGACCACCCTGGCCAGCTACCTCAAGCAGACCACGCCGACAGCGCTGCTCGAAGATCAGGTCAACTACTACAAGCACACGCCAAAATTCTTCGTCAGCCTGATGAAAAGCCTGTGGGGCGACAAGGCCACCAAGGACAACGACTGGGGCTTCGACTGGCTGCCCAAGTGGGACGACAGCTACGACGTGCTCAACTACAGCAACCGCATGTACGAGGGCAAGGTCAACGGCTACATCGCCCAGGGCTTCAACCCGGTGGCGGCCTTCCCCGACAAGAACAAGGCCCAGGCGGCGCTGGCCAAACTCAAGTTCCTGGTGATCATCGACCCGCTGGCCACCGAGACCTCGAGCTTCTGGCAGAACCACGGCGAGCAGCACGATGTCGACACCGCCGCGATCCAGACCGAAGTGTTCCGCCTGCCCTCCTCGTGCTTTGCCGAAGAAGACGGCTCGATCGTCAACTCCGGGCGCTGGCTGCAATGGCACTGGGCCGGTGCCGCGCCGCCCGGCGAGGCCTGGCACGACGGCAAGATCCTCGGCCACCTGTTCCTGAAAATCCGCGAGCTGTACGAAAAGGAAGGCGGCGCCAACCCGGCACCGATCCTCAACATGGCCTGGGACTATGCCGACCCGCTGGACCCCAAGCCCGAAGAAGTGGCCAAGGAATCCAACGGCCGCGCCCTCGCCGACCTGCACGACGAACAAGGCAAACTGATCCTGCGCAAGGGCCAGTTGCTCAACGACTTCTCGCAACTGCGCGACGACGGCAGCACCCAGTGCTTCAACTGGATCTTCGCCGGTTCCTGGACCGAACAAGGCAACCAGATGGCCCGTCGCGACAACGCCGACAGCGGCCTGGGCTGCACCCCGGGCTGGGCCTGGGCCTGGCCGCAGAACCGGCGCATCCTCTACAACCGCGCATCAGCCGACCCGCAGGGCCAGCCGTGGGACCCCAAACGCAAGCTGATCGGCTGGGACGGCGAACGCTGGAGCGGCGTCGATGTGCCCGACTTTGCCGTCAGCGCCGCCCCCGGCGGCAAGGTCAACCCGTTCATCATGCTGCCTGAAGGCCTGGGCCGGCTGTTCTCGGTGGGCGCGATGAACGACGGGCCGTTCCCCGAGCACTACGAGCCGACCGAAAGCCCGCTGACAAGCAACCCGCTGCACCCGAACGTGACCTACAGCCCGACCGCACGGCTGTACGAAAACGACCGCCAGCGCATGGGTAAACGCGAAGAGTTCCCCTACGTGGCGACCACCTACTCGATCACCGAACTATTCCGCCACTGGACCAAGCACGCGCGCCTGAACGCCATCGTCCAGCCCGAGCAGTTCGTCGAGGTCGGCGAGAAGCTGGCGGCCGACAAGGGCATCGTCCAGGGCGATATGGTCAAGGTCAGCACCAAGCGTGGCTACATCAAGGCCAAGGCCGTGGTGACCAAGCGCATCCGTCGCCTGGCGGTCGATGGCCAGGACGTCGACACCATCGGTATCCCCTGCCACTGGGGTTATGAAGGCAGCACGCGCAAGGGCTTTCTGGCCAACACCCTGACCCCGGGCATCGGCGAGTCGAACACCCATACGCCGGAGTACAAGGCGTTTCTCGTGAACATTGAAAAGGTCTGA